The Henckelia pumila isolate YLH828 chromosome 2, ASM3356847v2, whole genome shotgun sequence genome includes a window with the following:
- the LOC140881201 gene encoding protein TIC 21, chloroplastic-like — MQSSILPAPRRGGAPPGPPWLLPVSKPFPYGYPSLPRFSQLHHPQTPLSSISVSPANIFKGLSSPHFTINYQAVKPLAFSPIAAASYDEADTAKLAQVSKRLKYTSRHFKRLGSFGFWGQLICSVVASVILSFSTVITGKVTSPATFYATAGGIAAAFLSVFWSFGHIRLADKLRRTADNPSKAPPRADVVRSLNNGIVVNLLGMGAAILGMLATVGVLVAKALTGSVNPYYQGIPPGSSPVLALDVFLVQASANTILSHFLGLVCSLELLRTVTVSPAGKIPIPMAA, encoded by the exons ATGCAATCTTCCATATTGCCGGCACCTCGCCGCGGCGGCGCACCACCAGGACCGCCGTGGTTGTTGCCTGTTTCTAAACCATTCCCGTATGGTTATCCCTCGTTACCGCGTTTTAGTCAGCTGCATCATCCTCAAACACCTCTTTCTTCAATTTCAGTGTCGCCGGCAAATATATTCAAAGGTTTATCTTCACCACATTTTACGATCAATTATCAAGCCGTAAAACCTCTGGCTTTCTCTCCCATTGCTGCTGCTTCGTATGACGAGGCTGACACGGCCAAACTTGCTCAG GTTTCAAAGAGATTAAAATATACTTCCAGACATTTCAAGAGATTAGGAAGTTTTGGATTCTGGGGGCAGCTGATTTGCAGTGTTGTTGCTAGTGTGATCCTTTCGTTTTCCACTGTTATCACTGGGAAAGTTACATCACCTGCAACCTTTTATGCAACTGCTGGCGGCATTGCAGCTGCATTCCTTTCAGTGTTTTGGTCGTTTGGTCATATTCGACTTGCTGACAAACTCCGAAGAACAGCTGATAATCCCTCAAAG GCCCCTCCTCGAGCAGATGTTGTAAGAAGCCTAAACAATGGAATAGTCGTGAATCTATTGGGCATGGGTGCTGCTATACTTGGTATGCTAGCAACTGTCGGTGTTTTGGTCGCAAAAGCTCTAACAGGTTCAGTCAATCCTTATTACCAGGGAATCCCTCCTGGGAGTAGTCCAGTTCTTGCTCTGGACGTCTTCCTGGTTCAG GCATCGGCAAACACGATCCTTTCGCATTTTCTGGGGCTAGTGTGCTCCCTAGAGCTACTGAGAACAGTGACAGTATCGCCTGCAGGGAAAATCCCAATACCAATGGCTGCATAA
- the LOC140881198 gene encoding putative pumilio homolog 8, chloroplastic: MNNDECEDLEGLNVIKNQRSMLRTLPMQENLHHGAESFFPAALYPAGEQINGVFENHVRSPGFGSGYDHVRHEQIHTSVFANPSWPSFVPDHAHYESPLVSEFGALNLSDTPHPAAFLAAPPQDYGGAVYTGGDPLNLRREFDLPTGMGFSYTNPQVPNGSLQKLRAQSAANGNMGLFAHPQNYTFYKNLENSNPFSVNGHFMNPSPVCDFNNGGTYNLPRNLNGNFRWNEFRLLENRNLERGGLLITAAKDQHGCRQLQKKLLQGTPQEKNFILSGLMSHVFDLMVDQFGNYLIQTIFEVCSVEQMDQLLWFVTNDLISLFRVCLDIRGAKAMQTMLEHLKTPEQTARVLSELRRLTVLLSRSKIGQHVIHHCLQSFSPEENKHILNEVAAHCVDIATDQDGCRALKQCVFYAQGELQDRLVAEIAANSVFLAQHAYGNYVVQYLLELGVPHVTAAVLAHLSGNFVALSLNKYGSHVVENCMKTSEGDQVIEIINEIISSPKFLTVLQDPYGNFVAQSAIKFSKGTFLHKNMIALILEHYPFLHSHPHGQRVLTKVKGSKNLGDHVKYVLRSSHM, translated from the exons ATGAACAACGACGAGTGTGAGGATCTTGAAGGGTTGAATGTGAtaaagaatcaaagaagcatGCTCCGAACTCTGCCGATGCAAGAGAACCTCCACCACGGGGCGGAGAGCTTCTTCCCCGCCGCCCTTTATCCCGCCGGAGAACAAATCAACGGAGTCTTTGAAAACCACGTTCGTTCGCCGGGATTCGGTTCAGGTTATGATCATGTAAGACATGAGCAGATACATACTAGTGTCTTTGCGAACCCTAGTTGGCCTAGTTTCGTCCCAGATCATGCCCATTATGAGAGTCCACTCGTGTCGGAATTCGGTGCTCTCAATCTCTCCGACACCCCACATCCGGCGGCCTTCTTGGCGGCGCCGCCGCAAGATTACGGGGGTGCTGTTTATACTGGTGGGGATCCTTTAAATCTTCGCAGGGAGTTTGATTTGCCAACAGGGATGGGTTTCTCCTATACGAATCCACAGGTTCCCAATGGGAGTCTACAGAAACTGAGGGCTCAATCTGCTGCAAATGGGAATATGGGATTGTTCGCCCATCCCCAAAATTATACTTTTTACAAAAATCTTGAGAATTCAAACCCTTTTTCTGTGAATGGTCACTTCATGAATCCAAGTCCCGTCTGCGATTTCAACAACGGCGGAACGTACAATCTTCCACGGAACCTGAACGGAAACTTTCGTTGGAACGAATTCAGATTGCTTGAAAACAGGAATTTGGAGAGGGGAGGCTTGCTGATTACGGCGGCGAAAGATCAACATGGTTGCAGGCAATTGCAGAAGAAGCTCTTACAGGGAACCCCTCAAGAAAAGAACTTTATTTTATCTGGATTGATGAGCCATGTGTTTGATTTGATGGTGGATCAGTTCGGGAATTATCTGATTCAGACAATATTTGAAGTATGCAGTGTGGAACAGATGGATCAGTTGCTTTGGTTCGTGACCAATGATTTAATAAGTCTATTTCGTGTTTGTCTTGATATTCGTGG AGCAAAAGCTATGCAGACGATGCTCGAACATCTGAAAACACCGGAACAAACGGCTCGGGTTCTGTCTGAATTGAGGAGATTAACTGTTCTTCTCTCAAGGAGTAAGATTGGACAACATGTGATTCATCACTGTTTGCAATCCTTCTCTCCCGAGGAGAACAAG CACATCCTCAACGAGGTAGCGGCTCATTGTGTGGATATCGCTACGGACCAAGATGGCTGCCGTGCTCTAAAACAATGTGTATTCTATGCTCAAGGAGAACTCCAGGATCGACTCGTGGCTGAGATAGCAGCAAATTCAGTGTTCTTAGCCCAACATGCTTACGG GAACTATGTTGTACAGTATCTGTTAGAACTCGGGGTCCCGCATGTGACAGCAGCTGTTTTAGCTCACCTGTCTGGAAACTTTGTTGCTCTATCCTTGAACAAATATGGAAGCCATGTGGTGGAAAACTGTATGAAAACCTCGGAAGGCGATCAAGTGATAGAGATCATCAATGAGATAATTAGCAGCCCGAAGTTCTTGACAGTTCTTCAAGATCCTTACGGAAACTTCGTTGCTCAATCTGCAATAAAATTTTCTAAG GGAACGTTTCTTCACAAAAACATGATCGCGCTCATTCTCGAACACTACCCCTTCCTGCATAGCCATCCCCATGGACAGAGAGTTCTAACAAAGGTCAAAGGGAGCAAGAATTTGGGAGATCATGTAAAGTATGTTCTACGTTCGAGTCACATGTAA
- the LOC140881200 gene encoding uncharacterized protein gives MKEEEINRCQIQEWYPKFKSVSIKSIIHDLPESFVDYLLDDSGPFLLPVSISNDDALPNRVRNPEDEDDFVVSEGSDDEAEQPISAPCFPELEMEIKASIESLGGAVFPKLNWSAPKDSSWISATGSLRCTSFSEIALLLRSSDSLVNDLCHAYDSCSDKSASRPACFFLALRKWYPSMLPEMEFRCFVCNKVLIGICQREVTSFYPALLGRKPYLKMMIREFFMEKVRENFESESYTFDIYVTRDERVKLLDFNPWGAFTLPLLFTWEELEENMKEDHDLEFRIVESHLSIRPGLKTSVPYDYLDTSPGSGWDQFLRNADEELRRQSNPTEAGA, from the coding sequence ATGAAGGAAGAAGAAATAAACAGATGCCAAATCCAAGAATGGTACCCCAAATTCAAATCTGTATCCATAAAATCCATCATCCATGATCTGCCGGAGTCGTTTGTCGATTATCTTCTTGATGACTCTGGTCCATTCCTGCTTCCTGTTTCCATCTCAAATGATGATGCACTTCCGAATAGAGTACGTAATCCTGAAGATGAAGACGACTTTGTAGTGTCTGAAGGATCTGATGATGAGGCAGAACAACCTATTTCTGCCCCTTGTTTCCCTGAATTGGAAATGGAGATCAAAGCATCCATTGAATCACTAGGGGGTGCTGTTTTTCCTAAGCTTAATTGGAGCGCACCTAAAGACTCTTCTTGGATCAGTGCAACGGGGAGCCTAAGGTGTACTTCTTTCAGTGAAATAGCACTTCTATTGAGGTCGTCTGATTCTCTTGTGAACGACCTCTGTCATGCATATGATTCGTGTAGTGATAAGAGTGCATCAAGGCCAGCATGTTTCTTCCTCGCTCTCCGTAAATGGTATCCATCGATGCTGCCTGAGATGGAATTTCGGTGCTTTGTTTGCAATAAAGTCCTCATTGGAATTTGCCAACGAGAAGTTACTAGCTTTTACCCTGCTCTTCTTGGGAGGAAACCTTATCTTAAAATGATGATCCGGGAATTCTTTATGGAGAAGGTGCGGGAAAATTTTGAATCTGAAAGTTACACATTTGACATCTATGTCACAAGGGACGAACGCGTGAAGCTCTTGGATTTCAACCCTTGGGGTGCATTCACCCTCCCACTCCTCTTTACTTGGGAGGAACTGGAAGAGAATATGAAAGAAGATCATGATTTGGAGTTCAGAATTGTGGAGAGTCATCTCAGTATTCGCCCAGGTTTAAAAACTTCAGTTCCATACGATTATTTGGATACGAGTCCTGGAAGTGGGTGGGATCAGTTTTTGAGGAATGCTGATGAAGAATTGAGGCGGCAGAGTAACCCTACTGAAGCTGGTGCTTGA
- the LOC140881245 gene encoding WD repeat-containing protein 55, with protein MEIDLGKLPFDLDFHPSNDLVAAGLITGHLLLYRYVAESPPVRVLEVNAHTESCRAVRFINEGRAILTGSPDCSIFASDTETGSPITRLENSHGAAVNRIVNLTESTVASGDDEGCVKVWDTRQRSCCNSFHVHEEYISDMTYVSDSKKLLGTSGDGTLSVCNLRSNKVQTRSEFSEDELLSVVIMKNGRKVVCGTQTGTLLLYSWGFFKDCSDRFIDLSPNSVDALLKLDEDRIITGSENGIISLVGILPNRVIQPIAEHSEYPVERLAFSYDRKYLGSISHDQTLKLWDLDDLLQGSGNPTQNHSASADSDSDGMDIEDRIPKSSKGTKRKNSSKSHNLSTSNNFFADL; from the exons ATGGAGATTGATCTGGGGAAACTTCCATTTGACTTAGATTTTCATCCATCGAATGATCTGGTAGCCGCCGGTCTCATCACCGGCCACCTCCTTCT GTATCGTTACGTAGCTGAGTCTCCTCCAGTAAG GGTGTTGGAAGTCAATGCTCATACTGAATCATGTAGAGCCGTTCGCTTTATTAATGAAGGGCGTG CTATCTTGACAGGTTCTCCAGATTGTTCCATTTTTGCCAGTGATACTGAAACGGGTTCACCCATTACACGCCTAGAAAATTCTCACGG GGCTGCTGTAAATCGAATAGTTAACTTGACTGAGTCCACCGTTGCCTCTGGAGATGATGAAGGTTGTGTGAAG GTATGGGATACCAGACAACGTTCTTGCTGCAACTCTTTCCATGTTCATGAAGAATATATTTCTGATATGACGTATGTGTCTGATTCAAAGAAATTACTAGGAACGAG TGGAGATGGCACGCTATCTGTTTGCAATTTAAGAAGCAACAAG GTTCAAACAAGATCCGAGTTCTCTGAGGATGAACTGCTTTCTGTTGTGATTATGAAG AACGGTCGAAAGGTTGTATGTGGGACACAAACTGGAACTCTACTATTGTACTCGTGGGGATTTTTCAAGGACTGCAG TGACCGTTTTATAGATCTTTCTCCTAACTCTGTAGATGCCCTGCTGAAG CTTGATGAAGATAGAATAATAACTGGTTCCGAGAATGGAATTATTAG TTTGGTCGGTATATTACCCAACAGAGTGATTCAACCAATCGCCGAACATTCCGAGTATCCCGTGGAACGGCTTG CATTTTCCTATGATAGAAAATATCTTGGTAGCATATCGCATGATCAGACGTTGAAG CTGTGGGATCTGGATGATTTGCTGCAAGGGTCTGGAAATCCTACCCAGAATCATTCTGCCAGTGCAGATAGCGATAGTGATGGCATGGATATTGAGGATAGGATTCCGAAATCTTCTAAAG GAACAAAGAGGAAAAATAGCAGCAAATCGCATAATCTAAGCACATCAAACAATTTCTTCGCAGATCTATAG
- the LOC140881199 gene encoding gallate 1-beta-glucosyltransferase 84A24-like → MNTEKSRKQIKKMGSEESLHIFMVTFPGQGHVNPFLRLAKRLAYSGLLVTLSAPEYVGQSIRTANNNISDDDSPRPLGRGSIRFEFFDDGWSLDEPKRGDLDSYLGQLEVAGRENLVRMIREHEEKGRPVSCLISNPFIPWASDVAGSLGVPSAMLWVQSCASFSAYYHFYKNLVPFPSENGPEIDVQLPFMPLLKHDEIPSFLHPSTTYPFLKRAILDQYKYLSKLFCILMDTFEELEHENVEYMSKICRPIKTVGPLFKELENSSNETIRVDFLTADNSCGEFLDSKAQGTVVYISFGSVVYLSQEQVEEIAHGLLSSGVSFLWVLKPPSPESGRLPHVLPEGFLEKSGDRGKIVQWSPQEEVLAHRSTACFVTHCGWNSSTEALASGVPVVAFPRWGDQVTDAKFLVDVFKVGMRLCRGEAEGRIVPREEVERCLRAATGGGPEAAEMKENALKWKKAAAEAVAEGGTSYRNMQDFVDEIVRIRGLRE, encoded by the coding sequence atgAACACAGAAAAATCAAGAAAGCAGATAAAGAAAATGGGGTCCGAAGAATCTCTGCATATTTTCATGGTAACTTTTCCAGGCCAAGGCCATGTAAACCCATTTCTAAGGTTAGCCAAAAGACTCGCTTACTCGGGTCTGCTCGTCACGCTTTCCGCACCCGAGTACGTGGGCCAAAGTATCCGGACAGCAAACAACAACATCTCCGATGATGATTCGCCGCGTCCACTGGGTCGAGGATCCATCCGTTTCGAGTTCTTCGACGACGGGTGGAGCTTGGACGAACCGAAACGAGGCGATCTCGACTCGTACCTGGGTCAACTCGAGGTTGCGGGCCgagagaatctcgtacggatgATTAGAGAGCATGAAGAGAAAGGCAGGCCGGTTTCTTGTTTGATTAGCAATCCTTTCATTCCGTGGGCTTCTGATGTTGCGGGGAGCTTAGGGGTTCCGAGTGCTATGCTTTGGGTCCAATCTTGTGCTTCGTTTTCTGCGTATTaccatttttataaaaatttggtGCCTTTTCCCAGCGAAAATGGTCCCGAAATCGACGTGCAGTTGCCGTTTATGCCTCTGTTGAAGCATGATGAGATCCCGAGCTTTTTGCATCCTAGTACTACGTACCCTTTTCTGAAAAGAGCCATTTTGGATCAGTATAAGTATTTGTCCAAACTTTTCTGCATATTGATGGACACTTTCGAAGAGTTGGAGCATGAAAATGTCGAATACATGTCCAAGATTTGCCGTCCGATAAAGACGGTTGGCCCTTTATTCAAAGAGCTAGAAAATTCTTCAAACGAGACGATTCGTGTGGACTTTTTGACAGCAGATAATTCATGCGGGGAGTTTTTGGACTCGAAGGCCCAAGGTACGGTGGTGTACATTTCATTCGGCAGCGTTGTTTATTTGAGTCAAGAGCAAGTGGAGGAGATAGCTCACGGGCTTCTGAGTTCCGGGGTTTCTTTTCTATGGGTTTTGAAGCCTCCGTCGCCGGAAAGCGGGCGGCTGCCGCATGTTCTGCCAGAAGGGTTCTTGGAGAAATCGGGCGATCGGGGGAAAATAGTGCAGTGGAGCCCACAAGAAGAGGTGCTGGCGCACCGTTCCACCGCCTGCTTCGTGACTCACTGCGGCTGGAACTCCTCGACGGAGGCGTTGGCCAGCGGCGTACCGGTGGTGGCGTTCCCTCGATGGGGTGATCAGGTGACGGATGCTAAGTTTTTGGTCGATGTTTTCAAGGTGGGCATGAGGTTGTGTCGGGGGGAGGCTGAGGGGAGAATTGTTCCCCGGGAGGAGGTGGAAAGGTGCTTGAGAGCGGCGACGGGCGGAGGCCCCGAGGCGGCGGAGATGAAGGAGAACGCCCTGAAGTGGAAGAAAGCGGCGGCGGAGGCGGTGGCGGAAGGCGGGACTTCTTATCGGAACATGCAAGATTTTGTGGACGAGATCGTGAGGATAAGGGGATTGCGGGAGTAA
- the LOC140884180 gene encoding thioredoxin domain-containing protein 9 homolog: MDNLNIQQILEQQVLTVAKAMEDKIDEEIAALDRLDLDDMEVLRERRLQQMKKMAEKRRGWVALGHGEYSEIPTEKEFFSVVKASERVVCHFYRENWPCKVMDKHLGILAKQHIETRFIKLNAEKSQYLAEKLRIVVLPTLALVKNAKVEDYVVGFDELGGTDGFSTEELEERLSKAQVIFYEGESSFNPSKSKAPKKSVRQSSTSYSSDSE; the protein is encoded by the exons ATGGATAATCTAAATATTCAGCAG ATATTGGAGCAGCAAGTGCTGACGGTAGCGAAGGCGATGGAGGACAAGATAGATGAGGAGATCGCGGCGTTGGATCGGCTAGATTTGGACGATATGGAGGTGTTGAGGGAGCGGAGGTTGCAGCAGATGAAGAAAATGGCGGAGAAAAGGAGAGGTTGGGTCGCACTCGGCCACGGTGAGTACTCGGAGATCCCAACGGAGAAGGAATTTTTCTCAGTGGTTAAGGCCAGTGAGCGCGTCGTTTGCCATTTCTACCGCGAAAATTGGCCTTGCAAG GTCATGGACAAGCACTTGGGTATATTGGCAAAGCAACATATTGAGACACGTTTCATAAAACTTAATGCTGAGAAAAGTCAATACTTGGCCGAAAAGCTGAGGATTGTTGTTCTTCCAACTCTTGCTCTTGTAAAAAACGCTAAAGTGGAGGATTATGTG GTTGGATTTGATGAGCTCGGGGGAACGGACGGGTTCAGCACAGAAGAATTGGAAGAGAGATTGTCAAAAGCCCAAGTTATTTTTTATGAAGGCGAATCTTCATTCAATCCATCCAAGTCCAAAGCCCCAAAAAAGAGCGTTCGGCAAAGTTCGACTTCCTATTCATCCGACTCTGAGTAG